Proteins encoded in a region of the Peromyscus maniculatus bairdii isolate BWxNUB_F1_BW_parent chromosome 15, HU_Pman_BW_mat_3.1, whole genome shotgun sequence genome:
- the Basp1 gene encoding brain acid soluble protein 1 has product MGGKLSKKKKGYNVNDEKAKDKDKKAEGAGTEEEGTPKESEPQAAADAAEVKESAEEKPKDAAADGEAKAEEKEGDKAAAKEEAPKAEPEKSEGAAEEQPEPAPAPEQEAAAPGPAAGGEVPKAGGDTTGAESTGAPPDGAAKEEGEAKKTEAPAAAGPETKSDAAPASDSKPSSAAEPAPSSKETPAAASEAPSSAAKAPAPAAPPATATEPQAEPVPAASSEQSVAVKE; this is encoded by the coding sequence ATGGGAGGCAAGCTGAGCAAGAAGAAGAAGGGCTACAATGTGAACGACGAGAAAGCCAAGGACAAGGACAAGAAGGCTGAAGGCGCGGGCACCGAGGAGGAGGGGACCCCGAAGGAGAGCGAGCCCCAGGCGGCCGCCGACGCCGCCGAGGTCAAGGAGAGCGCGGAGGAGAAGCCCAAGGACGCGGCCGCGGACGGCGAGGCCAAGGCGGAGGAGAAGGAGGGCGACAAGGCGGCGGCCAAGGAGGAGGCGCCCAAGGCCGAGCCCGAGAAGAGCGAGGGCGCCGCGGAGGAGCAGCCCGAGCCCGCGCCGGCGCCCGAGCAGGAGGCGGCCGCGCCCGGGCCCGCTGCGGGCGGCGAGGTCCCCAAGGCCGGCGGCGACACCACGGGCGCCGAGAGCACGGGCGCGCCGCCCGACGGCGCGGCCAAGGAGGAGGGCGAGGCCAAAAAGACTGAGgctcccgccgccgccggccCCGAGACGAAAAGCGACGCGGCCCCGGCTTCAGACTCTAAACCTAGCAGCGCCGCCGAGCCCGCGCCCTCGTCCAAGGAGACGCCCGCGGCGGCGTCCGAGGCGCCCAGTTCTGCGGCCAAGGCCCCCGCGCCCGCCGCGCCCCCCGCCACCGCCACCGAGCCGCAGGCCGAGCCTGTGCCAGCCGCCAGCTCCGAGCAAAGCGTGGCCGTCAAAGAGTAA